Below is a genomic region from Treponema sp. OMZ 798.
GTAAGGACAATCGAATATGATCCTAACCGCAGTGCAAATATTGCATTGATTTTTTACGCTGATGGAGAAAAGCGATATATCATCGCTCCCAAGGGTTTAAGAATCGGTCAAAAAGTTATGAGCGGCGAAATGGCTACATTGGATGTTGCAAATGCTCTTCCTTTGGAAGCAATTCCCGTCGGCTTTACCGTGCACAATATTGAGCTTACAATCGGAAGAGGCGGACAAATGGCGCGTTCGGCAGGTGCCGGCGCATTGGTTGCTGCAAAAGAAGGTGAATATGTTACCATAAAGTTGCCTTCCGGAGAAACTCGCTTGGTAAACAAAAAATGTTATGCAACAATAGGCGAAGTCGGCAATGAAGATCACATGAATACAAGTCTTGGCAAAGCCGGTCGATCAAGATGGCTTGGAATTAAACCCACCGTTCGCGGTATGGCTATGAACCCGATTGATCACCCCCTCGGAGGCGGTGAAGGACGAGGAAAGGGACGACATCCCGTTACTCCTTGGGGTCAGCCTTGTAAGGGTTATAAGACCCGCAAGAAGCGCAATCCTTCGGATAGCTTCATTGTCTCAAGACGAAAGAAGAAGAAGTAGGGGGTTGCAAAAGTGTCAAGATCAGTTAAAAAGGGACCTTTTATTGCAAAGAGTCTTTTTAAGAACGTAAACGAGATGAACAGATCGGGCAAAAAGAAGCCGATTAAGACTTATTCCCGCTGTTCTACAATTATACCTGAAATGGTCGGTAACACTATTTCGGTACATAACGGTAAGACGTGGATTCCGGTTTATATAACCGAGAATCTTGTTGGACATAAACTTGGAGAGTTTGCTCCTACGCGCACATTCCGCAAGCATGCAAACTCTGACAAGAAGGTTGGAAGATAGGTGAATGAAGATGACTGAAAGAACAGGATATCGAGCAACAACTAAATTTCTTATTGCATCACCTACCAAGGTAAGACCGGTAGCAAATGTTGTAAAAAACAAGCCCTATCCGGAAGCAATGGCTATTTTGGAAAATATGCCGCAAAAGGGAGCCGTCTTAATTTCTCAGACAATGAAATCGGCTGCCTCAAATGCTCTTTACAAAAATAAGCAGCTTGATGAAGACATGCTCTTTGTTAAGGAAATTATGATTGACGAAGGGCCTAGGCTAAAAAGAATTTGGTGTCGCGGCAAGGGCCGTGCGGACATTCTCTTAAAGCGAATGTGTCATATCACAGTTGTCGTTGACGAGAGAGCAGGAGAGTAGATATGGGACAGAAAGTAAACCCTACAGGATTAAGACTTGGTATAAACAAAACTTGGTCGTCTCGCTGGTATGCAGGCCCCCGAAATTATGCCGACTTGTTGCTTGAGGATTTAAAAATTCGAGCTATGATTCAGGAAATTCCTGAATGCAAAAATGCCGACATTGCCGAAGTTGAAATCATCCGTCATCCCCAGAGGATTACAATTATGATTCATACGGCTCGCCCGGGCGTTATAATCGGTGTAAAAGGCGCCAATATCGAAAATATCGGAGCCATTGTACAGAAAAAGCTAGGCAAAAAAGTGCAGATTAAGATTAAGGAAGTAAAGAGAGCCGAATTAAGGGCTTCTTTAGTTGCTCAAAACGTTGCACGCCAGCTTGCCGGAAGAGCTTCTTTCCGAAAGGTATTAAAGCAGGCTTGTTTTAATACGATGAGGTCCGGTGCTCAAGGAATAAAGATTAGAATTTCAGGACGCTTAGGCGGTGCTGAAATGTCGCGAACCGAAGAAATGAAGGAAGGACGAGTTCCTCTTCACACACTTCGGGCAGATATAGACTACGGTTTTGCTGAAGCCGATACAACCTACGGAAAGATAGGTGTTAAGGTATGGCTTTACAGCGGAATGATGTTTGGCGGAGAACAAAAAGAAGATGCAGGCGCCTTGCTCAAAAAGCAAAGAAGACCCCGATCTGAAAAACCCGCTCAAGCAGGGAGGCAATAATTATGGCATTCAGTCCCAAACGTGTAAAACATAGAAAGGTTCAGCGCGGTAGAATCAAGGGCGAAGCTACACGATGCAACAACATCGATTTCGGCGATTACGCCTTAGTTTCTCTTGAGCCTTTTTTGCTTACAAACAGACAAATTGAAGCTGCCCGTGTTGCTTTGAATCGTAAGATTAAGCGAGGCGGAAAATTGTGGATTCGAGTTTTTCCGGATAAACCATATTCAAAAAAACCCGCTGAAGTTCGAATGGGCGGCGGAAAAGGCGCCCCCGAATACTGGGTAGCGGTTGTAAAACCCGGAACTATTATTTTTGAATTAGCCGGCGTTGATAAGAATTTGGCCGAACAAGCTATGACCTTGGCAGGAAGCAAGCTTCCCTTTAAGACAAGGTTTGCCGAGCAGATTCAGGCCGACTAAGGAGCGTTTAAAATGAAAAAGAAGTCAAAGTACAGAGAAATGTCGTATAAGGAACTTGTTTCAAAACGCAATGATCTAAAGCAAAAATACATGGATTTGAGATTTCAAGCTGTGGTAGGCCATTTGGATAACCCTCTTGAAAAGAGAATTATGCGTCGTGAAATAGCGATGTTAAATACCTTTATCCGCCAAAAAGAATTGGCAGGCGAAGGTGCAAATTAGGAGCTAACCCGTGGAAAAAACAGAAAACACAAAAAAAATCGGGAAGCGCGAGTTTGTCGGAATCGTAACAAGCGACAAGATGGAAAAAACCATCGTTGTTGAAGTCCGAACCAAAAAGCTTCATAAGCTTTACAAAAAATACGTATCGAGCAGTAAAAAATACAAGGCGCACGATGAAGAGAACACAGCTCACATCGGCGATACGGTAAGAATTGTAGAGCATAAGCCTATCAGTAAGGATAAGGCTTGGATGCTTACTGAAGTTATTGAGCGGGCTAAGTAAGGCAAGGAGTTAAGGTAAATGATACAGGTTGAAACAAGATTAAACGTTGCCGATAACTCAGGCGCTAAACTCGTCGAATGTATTAAGGTTATCGGCGGATCAAAACGCAGATATGCAGGTATTGGGGATATAATCGTTGTGGCAGTTAAAGAAGCCTTGCCTACATCGGTTATTAAAAAGGGCGCGGTACAAAAAGCCGTTATTGTGCGTGTTTCAAAAGAATACCGTCGTCCCGACGGAACTTATATTCGTTTTGATGATAATGCTTGCGTAATCATCGACGATAATAAAAACCCTAAGGGAAAACGTATTTTCGGCCCTGTAGCCAGAGAACTTCGTGATCATGATTACATGAAGATAGTTTCTCTTGCTCCGGAAGTTCTTTAAGGAGAGTTTATGGCAGGAAAGATGAAAATTCACCGCAATGATAGTGTTGAAATCATTGCCGGTAAGGAAAGGGGCAAGCGGGGCGAAGTCGTAAAGGTCTTGCAGGAAGATAACAAGGTTATCGTCGGCGGGCTTAATATGATAAAAAAAGCCATGCGCAAAAGAAGCCAGCAGGATCAGGGCGGAATTGTAGAAATTGAAGCTCCGATATCTGCATCCAATGTTATGATTATATGCAAAAAATGCGGCAAAACCCGAATTGCATACGAAATAAAGGACGGCAAAAAAATAAGAGTTTGCCGTAAGTGTGGAGAAACGTTATAATGAGTAATTACGTACCTCGGCTTAAGAAAGTCTATACAGAACAAATCATGCCCGAGCTTAAAAAGGAATTTAACTACAGTTCTGTTATGCAAATTCCTCGGCTTAAAAAAGTCGTAGTAAGCATGGGTGTTGGTGTAGCTCTCACGAATAGGAAACTACTTGATGCTGCAGTAACTGACCTTGAAACAATCACCGGTCAAAAAGCTGTGAAAACAAAGGCAAGAAAGAGTATAGCAAACTTTAAACTTCGTGAGGGAAATGAGATTGGGGCAATGGTAACATTACGCGGTGCCAGAATGTATGAATTCTTAGATCGCTTTATCAATGTTGCTTTGCCGCGTGTTAAGGATTTCCGCGGAGTTAACCCGAACGGTTTTGACGGTCGCGGAAACTATTCAGTGGGTATTACCGAGCAGATCATCTTCCCCGAAATCGACTTCGACAAGATCGAACGCATTTCAGGATTGAATGTGAACGTAGTAACTTCTGCCGAGACTGATCAAGAGGCAAGATCGCTTCTTGCAAAGTTTGGTATGCCCTTTAGAAAGTAAGAGAGGATTTCATGGCTACAGTTGCAAAAATTAATCAAGCTAACAGAAAAGCGAAGTATCCGACACGACAGTATAACAGATGTAAGGTTTGCGGACGCCCCAGAGGTTATCTGCGAAAATTCAAGATGTGCCGTGTTTGTTTTAGAAAATTAGCAAGCGAAGGGCAAATCCCCGGCGTTACAAAGTCAAGTTGGTAGGAGGTAGATAATGAGTGTTTCAGATCCAATAGCAGACATGCTCACTAAAATTAGAAATGCTGCTTCCGCCGGTCACGAATCGGTTGATGTTCCTTCTTCAAAAATGAAATGGGAAATTATCAGTATTCTTAAATCGGAAGGTTATATTAAAAACTTTAAAAAGATGACCCAAGAAGGGGCAAGCAATATCCGTGTATTCTTAAAATACGATGATAAAGAATCTTCGGTTATTCACGGAATCGAAAGAGTTTCAACACCCGGCCGCCGAGTATATTTAGGTTATAAGAGCTTACCGAGAGTTTTTAACGGCTACGGTACTCTTATTGTATCGACTTCAAAGGGTATCATTACCGGAAAAGCTGCCGGCGAAAGCCAAGTAGGCGGCGAGCTTATTTGCAAGGTTTGGTAGGAGGAGCAATATGTCAAGAGTTGGAAAAATGCCTGTTGCTATTCCTGCAGGTGTAAAAGTAAATGTTGCAAACGGTACTTTTACCGTTGAAGGCCCCAAGGGAAAACTTTCACAAAGCTATCATACCGAAGCTGTTGACTTTAAGATTGAAGGCGACCATGTTCTTGTAACAAGAAAAAATGATGCCCTTCAGACAAGGGCTTATCACGGTTTATACCGAAGCCTTCTCAGCAACATGGTAACCGGCGTAAGCACAGGCTTTACAAAAACCTTGGTAATCAATGGTGTAGGTTATAGAGCTGAAGTTCAAGGCAAACTCCTTGTAATGGCCCTAGGTTATTCAAACGACTTTTCAGTTATTATTCCTGAAGGAATTGAAGTAAAGGTTGATCAGTTAAAGGTTATTATTTCCGGAAATTCAAAGGAAGCAGTCGGTCAGTTTGCTTCTCAGGTACGAAAGTTGAGAGGCCCTGAACCCTATAAGGGCAAGGGAATTCGTTACGAAGACGAAATCATCAAGCGAAAAGTCGGTAAGTCCGGTGTAAAGTAAGGGTAGTATTATGGACAAAAAACGTAATGATAAAGATAGAAAAAGATTTAAGCGAAAGATGCACATTCGAAAGTCTATTTTCGGTACTGCAGAACGCCCGCGCATGACCGTTTTCCGAAGCAATAAGCGCATTTCGGTTCAGGTTATTGACGATGTAGAGGGCAAGACATTGGCTGCCGTTTCTACAATGGAAGAAGATCTTCGATCGCTTAAGGTTAATGTTGAATCTGGGGCAAAGGTCGGTGAAGAAATCGGCAAGCGCCTCAAGGAAAAAAATATTGACACTGTTGTTTTTGACAGGAACGGATATCTTTACCACGGTGTTGTAAAGGCCGTTGCCGACGGTGCAAGAAAAACAGGAATTAAGTTTTAGGAGAGGTTATGAGTCATCAAAAAGAATCAAAACGAGATAACCAGCATACCGATAAAGAATATGTTGAAAAGCTTGTTAAATTGAACCGAACAGCTAAGGTTGTAAAGGGCGGACGCAGGTTCTCCTTTTCTGCTCTGACTGTTGTCGGCGATCAAAAAGGACGAGTCGGATACGGTTTCGGTAAGGCAAATGATGTAAGCGATGCTATCAGAAAGAGTATCGAAAAGGCAAAAGCCAATATGGTAACCTTTCCGCTTAAAAACGGTACGATTCCTCATGAGGTTCAAGGCAAGTTCAAGGGCTCTGAAGTTCTTTTGCGCCCTGCTTGTTCCGGTACGGGAATTATCGCAGGCGGTACAATCCGTGCTATTATGGAAGCTGCCGGTGCTACCGACTTGCTTTCAAAGTCTTTGGGATCAAGCTCCGCAGTAAACGTAGTTAAGGCAACCTTTGATGCTGCAAGTCTTTTGATGGACGGCAAAAAGATTGCTAAAAACCGCGGAAAAACCCTTTTGGATGTATGGGGGTAAGTAAATGGCAAAGAGAATTAGTGTAAAATTAGTAAAAAGTACAATCGGTCAAAAGCAGCCGGTTTGTTCGACTATCCGCTCTTTGGGATTAAGAAAGCTTAATTCCACAGTTGAGCATGATGCAAATCCTGCCGTCTTAGGTATGGTAAAACGCGTTGCTCACTTGGTTGAAGTTAAGGAGTTAAACTAATGTCCGAATTTAATTTAACTGTTCCTGCAGGAGCAACTCATAAAAAGAAGATTGTAGGACGCGGTTCTTCTTCCGGCTGGGGTAAAACCTCCGGAAAGGGACATAAGGGTCAGCAAGCCCGTTCAGGCGGCAAGGTTTATGCCGGCTTTGAAGGAGGTCAGATGCCCTTGTACCGACGTGTTGCAAAAAAAGGATTTTCAAACTATCCTTTTAAAAAGGAATTCTATGTTGTAAACCTTACCATGCTCGAAACAAAGTACAGCGATGGTGAAACCGTAAACAAAGAGTCCTTAATGCAGAAAGGGCTTCTCCGAAAAGGTTCTCTTTATGTTAAAGTTTTGGGAACAGGAGATATAACAAAAAAATTGACGGTTGATGTAGATAAGATTTCTGCATCAGCTAAGGAAAAAATAGAAAAGGCAGGCGGAACAATAGTTCAGTCTGAAGCATAAAAGGCGGTAAAAAATGGCTAATAATGTAGTTGCAAATATGTTCAAAATAAAGGATTTACGAAACCGTATTTTCTTTACGATCATAGTTTTAGCAGTTTTCCGCTTAGGTTCGGTACTCACCATCCCCGGTATCGATCCTAGGGCTCTTACAATGTATTTCCGTCAAGGTCAGGGAAATGCTTTTGCAGATCACATGGACTTCTTTGTCGGAGGAGCATTTTCGAACTTTTCGGTATTTATGCTCGGTGTAATGCCCTATATTTCGACTCAGATATTGATGCAGCTTGCCATGATTATTTTCCCGCGCCTTAAAAAAATAGCGGAAGAAGACGGAGGACGCAAAAAGATTCAGGTTTGGACAAGAATCATAACCGTTTTTGTTGCCCTTCTTCAATCTTCCGCTGTCGGTACATGGGCCAGAGCAATTCCGGGTGCCGTTGTAATTTCAAGTCCTGTTTTACACTTGTTTATTACGATGGTTACGGTAACAACAGGTACCATGATTACCGTTTGGATGGGTGAGCAGATTACTGCAAGAGGTATCGGAAACGGTATTTCAATGTTGATTTTTGCAGGTATCGTTGCCCGTCTTCCTCAGGCTGTTTGGGAATTGATCAAGCTTGTAAGCACTAACGAATTGAACCTTGTGTTCGTAATTATTGCTTTTGCAATGTTTGTCGGAATCATAGCCTTGGTTGTTTACGAACAACAAGGTCAGCGCAAAATACCGGTTCATTATGCAAAGCGCGTTATCGGCCGAAAAATGTATGGCGGACAGAATACTTATATTCCGTTCAAGATTAACCCTTCAGGTGTTATCCCCATCATTTTTGCTTCGTCATTTTTGACCTTCCCCCTCATGCTTTCACAGATGTGGGGTCCGAATGTTTCTTGGTTGGCTGCAGTTGCAAGATTTTTGCGTGCAGACGGCTGGGGCTATAACATTCTATATGTTGTTTTGATTGTTTTCTTTGCTTACTTTTATACACAGGTTGCACTTAACCCCACGGAAATAGCAAAACAAATAAGGGAAAACGGCGGATCGATTCCGGGAATCAGAACCGACAAAACTGAAGAATATTTACAGAAGATTTTAAACAGGTTGATATTGCCCGGTTCGCTTTATTTGGCTGCAATTGCGGTACTTCCTACTGTAATTCAGTGGGCATTTAGTTTCCCCAGAAATATTTCGATGTTGATGGGCGGAACTTCACTGCTTATTTTGGTTGGTGTTGACTTGGATACCATGAGCCAAGTTGAAGCATTGCTTAAAATGCACCATCATGACGGCTTGCTTAAAAAAGGCAAGATTAGATCAAGGAACCTATAGAATTTTTTTTAAGAATGATATAAAATACATTCTTTAAAGGAGTGGATATGAAGGTTAGAACAAGTGTAAAGCCTATTTGTGATAAATGCAAGGTTATTAAGCGCAACGGAATAGTACGGATAATCTGTACAAACCCGAAGCATAAACAAAGACAAGGTTAACGGAGGACACTGGATAATGGCTCGTATTGCGGGAGTTGACCTCCCTAATAAACATGTTAATGTTTCATTAACGTACATTTATGGAATTTCGACTTCATCGGCAAACAAAATTTGTGAAGCCACAAAGGTTGATCCGATGAAAAAAATGAATGATTTGGATGAAGCCGAATTAGCTGCAATCCGTGAAGTGATTGACAGAGAATACAAGGTAGAAGGCCGCCTTCGAACCGAAGTGGCTTTAAATATCAAGCGTCTTCAGGATATCGGATGCTACCGAGGACAAAGACACAGAAAGGGTCTCCCGGTACGCGGACAGAGAACTAGGACAAATGCCAGAACACGCAAGGGTAAGAAGAAGACCGTTGCCGGTAAGAAGAAATAATCGTGGTTGGAGGTAATTAAAAACATGGCTACTGTAAAGAAAAGAAAAGAAAAGAAAAGCATATATGAAGGCAATGTTTATATTCAAGCAACCTTTAATAACACAATTATTACGATAACCGACTTAAAGGGAAATGTTCTTTCATGGGCATCTTCAGGCGGCTTAGGCTTTGCCGGTGCCAAAAAATCGACACCCTTTGCGGCTCAGACCGTTGCAGAAACAGCTGTACAAAAATGCCAGCCCTACGGCTTGCATGAGGTTCATGTTTTTGTAAAAGGACCCGGAGTCGGCCGTGAATCGGCTATCAGAACGCTTGGAACAATGGGATTAAAGGTTCGCTCAATCAGCGATGTAACTCCCATTCCGCACAACGGCTGCCGTCCCAAGAAGACGCGCCGAATATAAGGAGACGTGAATGGCCCGTAAAAATCTTTTAAAAGGATTTAAGAAGCCGAAAGGCTTGGAATTTGCTCAGCAAGAATCAACCGAAAGCTATGGTAAGTTTACGGCATCCCCTTTTGAGACAGGTTTTGGAACCACAATCGGAAATTGTTTGAGGAGAATTTTATTATCCTCTATTCAAGGTTATGCCATATCGGCAGTGCTTATAACATCGCATGATGCCGACGGAGTACCCCATACGATTTCAAGTGAGTTTGAAAATATTCCGAATGTCTCTGAAGATACGCTGGAAATTTTGAATAAGCTAAAGCAGATCCGCCTCCGTTTATCGGATGAATCGGAACAAGGTGACTTTCATTTTGAATTTAAGGGGCCTGCGTCGATAACCAGCAAAGATTTTGCCGTTGAAGGACAGCTTGAAATTTTAGGCGAACCTTTCCATGTTATGGAATTGATGAAGGGTGCTAATGTTTCGTTTGATGTTCAAGTAGATTTCGGCCGAGGTTATGTACCGGCAGAAGTTAATGAAAAATACATTGAAATTGTCGGAACCATTCCGATGGACGCAATCTACGGTCCTGTTCTAAAGGTAAGCTATTCTATTGAACCTTGCCGAGTAGGACAAAGAAACGACTACGATAAGCTCATCCTTGAAATTTGGACTGACAGCACAGTCAGACCTGAGGATGTTTTGGGCGAAGCTGCAAAAATTGCAAAAGATCATTTTTCCATCTTTATTAATTTTAACGAAAATGATTATCTTGGTGAAGATGAAGATGATGATGAAGAAGCGGCAATAAAGCAGCTTTTAGCAACCTCGATTACTACTCTCGATTTTTCCGTTCGGGCTAAAAACTGCTTGGACTCTGCCGGTATTAAAACTCTCGGCGAGTTGGCTCAAAAGTCGGAAGATGAGATCGAAAGTATGCGCAATGTCGGCAGAATGACTTTGAATGAAATTCATGCTAAGTTAGCGGAATACAATTTGCGCTTGGGTATGACTGATTACAGTCATCTAAAAAATACGATAAAAGTATCAAGACAG
It encodes:
- the rplB gene encoding 50S ribosomal protein L2, translating into MALKEYKPMTPGLRGRIDLRKDEITAQKPEKSLTTGKKNRAGRDSRGRISVRGQGGGHKQKYRQIDFKRNKYGIPGTVRTIEYDPNRSANIALIFYADGEKRYIIAPKGLRIGQKVMSGEMATLDVANALPLEAIPVGFTVHNIELTIGRGGQMARSAGAGALVAAKEGEYVTIKLPSGETRLVNKKCYATIGEVGNEDHMNTSLGKAGRSRWLGIKPTVRGMAMNPIDHPLGGGEGRGKGRHPVTPWGQPCKGYKTRKKRNPSDSFIVSRRKKKK
- the rpsS gene encoding 30S ribosomal protein S19, whose amino-acid sequence is MSRSVKKGPFIAKSLFKNVNEMNRSGKKKPIKTYSRCSTIIPEMVGNTISVHNGKTWIPVYITENLVGHKLGEFAPTRTFRKHANSDKKVGR
- the rplV gene encoding 50S ribosomal protein L22, translated to MKMTERTGYRATTKFLIASPTKVRPVANVVKNKPYPEAMAILENMPQKGAVLISQTMKSAASNALYKNKQLDEDMLFVKEIMIDEGPRLKRIWCRGKGRADILLKRMCHITVVVDERAGE
- the rpsC gene encoding 30S ribosomal protein S3 — encoded protein: MGQKVNPTGLRLGINKTWSSRWYAGPRNYADLLLEDLKIRAMIQEIPECKNADIAEVEIIRHPQRITIMIHTARPGVIIGVKGANIENIGAIVQKKLGKKVQIKIKEVKRAELRASLVAQNVARQLAGRASFRKVLKQACFNTMRSGAQGIKIRISGRLGGAEMSRTEEMKEGRVPLHTLRADIDYGFAEADTTYGKIGVKVWLYSGMMFGGEQKEDAGALLKKQRRPRSEKPAQAGRQ
- the rplP gene encoding 50S ribosomal protein L16; amino-acid sequence: MAFSPKRVKHRKVQRGRIKGEATRCNNIDFGDYALVSLEPFLLTNRQIEAARVALNRKIKRGGKLWIRVFPDKPYSKKPAEVRMGGGKGAPEYWVAVVKPGTIIFELAGVDKNLAEQAMTLAGSKLPFKTRFAEQIQAD
- the rpmC gene encoding 50S ribosomal protein L29 — protein: MKKKSKYREMSYKELVSKRNDLKQKYMDLRFQAVVGHLDNPLEKRIMRREIAMLNTFIRQKELAGEGAN
- the rpsQ gene encoding 30S ribosomal protein S17 gives rise to the protein MEKTENTKKIGKREFVGIVTSDKMEKTIVVEVRTKKLHKLYKKYVSSSKKYKAHDEENTAHIGDTVRIVEHKPISKDKAWMLTEVIERAK
- the rplN gene encoding 50S ribosomal protein L14 yields the protein MIQVETRLNVADNSGAKLVECIKVIGGSKRRYAGIGDIIVVAVKEALPTSVIKKGAVQKAVIVRVSKEYRRPDGTYIRFDDNACVIIDDNKNPKGKRIFGPVARELRDHDYMKIVSLAPEVL
- the rplX gene encoding 50S ribosomal protein L24 — encoded protein: MAGKMKIHRNDSVEIIAGKERGKRGEVVKVLQEDNKVIVGGLNMIKKAMRKRSQQDQGGIVEIEAPISASNVMIICKKCGKTRIAYEIKDGKKIRVCRKCGETL
- the rplE gene encoding 50S ribosomal protein L5; its protein translation is MSNYVPRLKKVYTEQIMPELKKEFNYSSVMQIPRLKKVVVSMGVGVALTNRKLLDAAVTDLETITGQKAVKTKARKSIANFKLREGNEIGAMVTLRGARMYEFLDRFINVALPRVKDFRGVNPNGFDGRGNYSVGITEQIIFPEIDFDKIERISGLNVNVVTSAETDQEARSLLAKFGMPFRK
- a CDS encoding type Z 30S ribosomal protein S14, yielding MATVAKINQANRKAKYPTRQYNRCKVCGRPRGYLRKFKMCRVCFRKLASEGQIPGVTKSSW
- the rpsH gene encoding 30S ribosomal protein S8 is translated as MSVSDPIADMLTKIRNAASAGHESVDVPSSKMKWEIISILKSEGYIKNFKKMTQEGASNIRVFLKYDDKESSVIHGIERVSTPGRRVYLGYKSLPRVFNGYGTLIVSTSKGIITGKAAGESQVGGELICKVW
- the rplF gene encoding 50S ribosomal protein L6, producing the protein MSRVGKMPVAIPAGVKVNVANGTFTVEGPKGKLSQSYHTEAVDFKIEGDHVLVTRKNDALQTRAYHGLYRSLLSNMVTGVSTGFTKTLVINGVGYRAEVQGKLLVMALGYSNDFSVIIPEGIEVKVDQLKVIISGNSKEAVGQFASQVRKLRGPEPYKGKGIRYEDEIIKRKVGKSGVK
- the rplR gene encoding 50S ribosomal protein L18, which gives rise to MDKKRNDKDRKRFKRKMHIRKSIFGTAERPRMTVFRSNKRISVQVIDDVEGKTLAAVSTMEEDLRSLKVNVESGAKVGEEIGKRLKEKNIDTVVFDRNGYLYHGVVKAVADGARKTGIKF
- the rpsE gene encoding 30S ribosomal protein S5, giving the protein MSHQKESKRDNQHTDKEYVEKLVKLNRTAKVVKGGRRFSFSALTVVGDQKGRVGYGFGKANDVSDAIRKSIEKAKANMVTFPLKNGTIPHEVQGKFKGSEVLLRPACSGTGIIAGGTIRAIMEAAGATDLLSKSLGSSSAVNVVKATFDAASLLMDGKKIAKNRGKTLLDVWG
- the rpmD gene encoding 50S ribosomal protein L30 → MAKRISVKLVKSTIGQKQPVCSTIRSLGLRKLNSTVEHDANPAVLGMVKRVAHLVEVKELN
- the rplO gene encoding 50S ribosomal protein L15; amino-acid sequence: MSEFNLTVPAGATHKKKIVGRGSSSGWGKTSGKGHKGQQARSGGKVYAGFEGGQMPLYRRVAKKGFSNYPFKKEFYVVNLTMLETKYSDGETVNKESLMQKGLLRKGSLYVKVLGTGDITKKLTVDVDKISASAKEKIEKAGGTIVQSEA
- the secY gene encoding preprotein translocase subunit SecY — protein: MANNVVANMFKIKDLRNRIFFTIIVLAVFRLGSVLTIPGIDPRALTMYFRQGQGNAFADHMDFFVGGAFSNFSVFMLGVMPYISTQILMQLAMIIFPRLKKIAEEDGGRKKIQVWTRIITVFVALLQSSAVGTWARAIPGAVVISSPVLHLFITMVTVTTGTMITVWMGEQITARGIGNGISMLIFAGIVARLPQAVWELIKLVSTNELNLVFVIIAFAMFVGIIALVVYEQQGQRKIPVHYAKRVIGRKMYGGQNTYIPFKINPSGVIPIIFASSFLTFPLMLSQMWGPNVSWLAAVARFLRADGWGYNILYVVLIVFFAYFYTQVALNPTEIAKQIRENGGSIPGIRTDKTEEYLQKILNRLILPGSLYLAAIAVLPTVIQWAFSFPRNISMLMGGTSLLILVGVDLDTMSQVEALLKMHHHDGLLKKGKIRSRNL
- the rpmJ gene encoding 50S ribosomal protein L36, translating into MKVRTSVKPICDKCKVIKRNGIVRIICTNPKHKQRQG
- the rpsM gene encoding 30S ribosomal protein S13, with the translated sequence MARIAGVDLPNKHVNVSLTYIYGISTSSANKICEATKVDPMKKMNDLDEAELAAIREVIDREYKVEGRLRTEVALNIKRLQDIGCYRGQRHRKGLPVRGQRTRTNARTRKGKKKTVAGKKK
- the rpsK gene encoding 30S ribosomal protein S11; amino-acid sequence: MATVKKRKEKKSIYEGNVYIQATFNNTIITITDLKGNVLSWASSGGLGFAGAKKSTPFAAQTVAETAVQKCQPYGLHEVHVFVKGPGVGRESAIRTLGTMGLKVRSISDVTPIPHNGCRPKKTRRI
- a CDS encoding DNA-directed RNA polymerase subunit alpha is translated as MARKNLLKGFKKPKGLEFAQQESTESYGKFTASPFETGFGTTIGNCLRRILLSSIQGYAISAVLITSHDADGVPHTISSEFENIPNVSEDTLEILNKLKQIRLRLSDESEQGDFHFEFKGPASITSKDFAVEGQLEILGEPFHVMELMKGANVSFDVQVDFGRGYVPAEVNEKYIEIVGTIPMDAIYGPVLKVSYSIEPCRVGQRNDYDKLILEIWTDSTVRPEDVLGEAAKIAKDHFSIFINFNENDYLGEDEDDDEEAAIKQLLATSITTLDFSVRAKNCLDSAGIKTLGELAQKSEDEIESMRNVGRMTLNEIHAKLAEYNLRLGMTDYSHLKNTIKVSRQKEETDEA